The sequence below is a genomic window from Halosolutus gelatinilyticus.
GAGGCCGACTGGGTCACGGCGGCCGCCGCCTTCGATCGGGCGATCGAGCCGCTGTCTGACGCGCTCGAGGCGTTCGGCGCGGCCCGGAGATACGCCGACGACGGCCGTCTCGTCGACGCGGCGACGACGGCGAACGAGCAGGCGACGGATCGACGAAACGCCGCGAAGTGGTACGCGGAGGCCGCCAGCGCGTACGGAAAGGGCGATACGGAGACCGGCGACGACTACGCCGCCGACGCCGACCCGTCCCACGCCGCCGTCGAACACCGCGACGAGCCGGTTCACCCGGACGCCCTTCGCGAGCGCTTCGGCGACTAGCGGTCGATCGGCTCGTCGAATCTCGCGACCGAAGTCACACGCTTTTGGCGGTGGCGACGAAACGTCCGGTATGACCGCGGACGCGAGGGCTCTCGTACGCCGGTACTACGACGCCCTCGACGACCAGGAGTACGAGGCGCTCGAGGCGGTGCTCGCACCCGCGTTCGTCCAGCGGCGACCCGATCGGAGCTTCGAGAACCGCGACGCCTTCATCCGGTTCATGCGAGAGGGCCGTCCGAACCCCGACACGCGCCACGAGATAACCGCGATCGTCGCGGACGAGGGTCGAGCGGCCGCTTGCGGTCGCGTCGTGGATACCGCCGCGGATCGATCGCTGTTCGAATTCGCCGACTTCTTCGACATCGAGGGCGATCGGATCGTTCGGATCGAGACGTACTCGCGGTGAGAGGCAGGAGCACTCGAGGGCGGCTTCCAGCGATCGGTCCCCCGAACGAGAGCG
It includes:
- a CDS encoding nuclear transport factor 2 family protein; this translates as MTADARALVRRYYDALDDQEYEALEAVLAPAFVQRRPDRSFENRDAFIRFMREGRPNPDTRHEITAIVADEGRAAACGRVVDTAADRSLFEFADFFDIEGDRIVRIETYSR